One Balneola sp. DNA window includes the following coding sequences:
- a CDS encoding metal-dependent hydrolase, protein MNKQFPIGKLSFSEDYTQEDLEQWLDDIALLPERIRNEIDGSSDDVLLIPYRENGWTVREVITHLLDCHLNAIVRIKTALTEDTPTIRPYNQNGWVEVDFEFELPLELTLDMLENTHEMLVRIYQSLDDDQWKRTYINPESGITFTLAHSAALYAWHSNHHLAHIRLVTQEEKS, encoded by the coding sequence ATGAATAAACAATTTCCCATAGGTAAACTTTCTTTCTCTGAAGATTATACTCAGGAAGATCTTGAACAATGGCTGGATGATATCGCTCTACTCCCAGAGCGTATCAGAAATGAAATCGATGGATCTTCTGATGATGTTTTACTGATCCCATACAGAGAAAATGGATGGACGGTTCGTGAGGTAATCACTCATTTATTGGATTGTCATCTGAATGCTATTGTAAGAATCAAAACCGCTTTAACGGAAGATACTCCAACTATTCGTCCTTATAACCAAAATGGCTGGGTAGAGGTAGATTTCGAGTTTGAACTTCCTTTAGAACTCACTCTTGATATGCTTGAAAACACCCATGAGATGCTCGTTCGTATATATCAAAGTTTAGATGATGACCAGTGGAAGCGAACTTATATTAATCCTGAATCAGGTATAACATTTACACTGGCTCATTCAGCTGCTTTGTATGCATGGCACTCCAATCATCATTTAGCACATATTCGTCTCGTAACCCAAGAAGAAAAATCTTAG
- a CDS encoding esterase, with amino-acid sequence MMKPKVHLVLGSGGARGIAHIAVIEELEKQGYEIVEVIGCSMGAVVGGIYAAGHLEEYKTWLTSLSRRDVFDLLDFTFTKQGFVKGEKLFAKHLEVVGKQNIEDFPIPFTAVATDMKHNEEVHFKSGDLYKALRASVSIPGFFVPVVDHGRVLVDGGVLNPLPINLVDKEEDEIIVAVNLNGRYDPKYDKKPEPDRIDEMKKWFHDLLPESMKDNRKVEVDPEEDSFSLIELMDSTFSFTQDRLTRLMIEVYKPDYLIEIPRNSSGIFDFDQAKKILEVGRKSYHEVIDSPAD; translated from the coding sequence ATTATGAAACCAAAAGTACACTTAGTATTAGGCAGTGGCGGAGCAAGAGGAATTGCTCACATTGCGGTAATCGAAGAGCTGGAAAAACAGGGCTACGAAATCGTTGAAGTTATTGGTTGTTCGATGGGCGCCGTTGTAGGAGGAATTTATGCTGCGGGTCATTTAGAAGAATATAAAACCTGGCTAACCAGCCTATCGCGCAGAGATGTTTTTGACCTGCTGGATTTCACCTTTACTAAACAAGGATTTGTGAAAGGTGAAAAGCTTTTTGCAAAACATCTTGAAGTTGTAGGGAAACAAAATATTGAGGACTTCCCCATCCCATTCACCGCTGTTGCAACCGATATGAAGCATAATGAAGAAGTTCATTTCAAGTCGGGAGACTTATATAAAGCACTTCGTGCTTCGGTTTCTATTCCCGGGTTTTTTGTGCCTGTGGTAGATCATGGCCGGGTGCTGGTTGATGGAGGTGTTTTAAATCCTCTTCCCATAAACTTAGTAGATAAAGAAGAGGATGAGATTATTGTAGCGGTCAACCTCAACGGGAGGTATGATCCTAAGTATGATAAAAAACCGGAACCGGATCGCATCGATGAAATGAAAAAGTGGTTTCATGATCTGCTTCCGGAATCAATGAAAGATAATCGAAAGGTTGAAGTAGATCCGGAAGAAGACTCATTCTCTTTAATCGAATTGATGGATAGCACATTCAGTTTTACCCAAGATCGCTTGACCAGGCTGATGATTGAAGTTTACAAACCCGATTACCTTATTGAAATCCCAAGAAACAGCTCGGGCATTTTTGACTTTGACCAGGCTAAAAAAATATTGGAAGTGGGAAGAAAATCCTATCACGAGGTGATTGACTCCCCTGCCGACTAA
- a CDS encoding plasmid stabilization protein, which yields MKIIWSQKSEKQLDKIFDYIAQDSPFYANSTVLEIIERAENVTDQPLQGRIVPEYKKEFIREVFVHPYRIIYELREDEIFVLTVIHEARIIPKKI from the coding sequence ATGAAAATTATATGGTCTCAAAAATCTGAAAAGCAGTTAGATAAAATCTTTGATTATATAGCTCAGGATTCTCCTTTCTATGCCAATTCAACTGTTTTAGAAATTATTGAAAGAGCGGAAAATGTTACTGATCAACCGTTACAAGGACGAATAGTACCGGAATACAAAAAGGAATTCATAAGAGAGGTTTTTGTACATCCCTATCGAATAATTTATGAATTAAGAGAAGATGAAATTTTCGTTTTAACGGTAATTCACGAAGCGAGAATTATTCCAAAGAAAATATGA
- a CDS encoding phosphoribosylformylglycinamidine cyclo-ligase: MSDKKQFTYKDSGVDIKAGEEMVESIKGVVKDTHGPEVLSNIGGFGGFFSPDLSGFKKPVFVSSVDGVGTKLIVAFKVGRYNTVGQDLVNHCVNDIAVCGAKPLFFLDYFSTGKLEQHVGVDVVKGFAKACKENGVALIGGETAEMPDIYDAGEFDLAGTIVGIVDEDKVINGSDIQKGDMLLGFKSSGLHTNGYSLARKVLFSKHNVENYVEELGSTVGDELLKVHRSYLSLITELKDLDGVNGFSHITGGGIVGNTKRILPEGLKLDIIWDGWKRPPVYNLIQEIGNVPEDDMQATFNLGIGLIAVVSESEVDAVTKKAEELREEVFVVGKVA; this comes from the coding sequence ATGTCAGATAAGAAACAATTTACGTACAAAGATTCCGGTGTAGATATCAAAGCCGGAGAAGAAATGGTAGAGTCCATCAAAGGTGTGGTTAAAGACACTCATGGACCCGAAGTTTTATCCAATATTGGTGGCTTTGGAGGATTTTTCAGTCCGGATTTAAGTGGTTTTAAAAAGCCTGTTTTTGTCAGCTCTGTTGACGGCGTTGGTACAAAGTTAATTGTAGCTTTTAAGGTAGGCCGATATAACACGGTGGGACAGGATCTGGTAAACCATTGTGTAAATGATATTGCTGTATGTGGAGCCAAGCCGCTGTTCTTCCTCGATTATTTTTCAACCGGAAAGCTGGAGCAGCATGTAGGGGTAGATGTAGTAAAAGGATTTGCCAAGGCCTGTAAAGAAAATGGAGTGGCTCTTATTGGTGGTGAAACTGCCGAAATGCCGGATATTTATGATGCCGGTGAATTTGACCTGGCAGGAACCATTGTAGGAATTGTTGATGAAGATAAAGTGATCAACGGATCTGATATCCAAAAGGGTGATATGCTTTTAGGATTCAAAAGTTCGGGTTTGCATACCAACGGATATTCACTGGCAAGGAAAGTGCTTTTCAGTAAACACAATGTAGAAAACTATGTGGAAGAGCTTGGAAGTACGGTTGGGGATGAACTCCTTAAAGTTCATCGTTCATACTTATCCTTGATTACAGAATTAAAAGATCTGGATGGAGTAAACGGATTTTCCCACATAACCGGCGGTGGAATTGTGGGGAACACGAAGCGAATTCTTCCCGAAGGACTTAAACTCGATATCATCTGGGATGGTTGGAAACGCCCACCCGTTTATAATCTCATCCAGGAAATTGGTAATGTACCTGAAGATGATATGCAAGCAACCTTCAACTTAGGCATTGGGTTGATAGCCGTTGTTTCTGAAAGTGAAGTGGATGCCGTAACGAAAAAAGCAGAAGAATTAAGGGAAGAGGTTTTTGTAGTTGGAAAAGTAGCTTAA
- a CDS encoding D-tyrosyl-tRNA(Tyr) deacylase translates to MKAVIQRVKSSSVMVDNEITGAIEHGLLVLLGIHEDDTDQQLEWICNKISKLRIFEDEEGKMNNSVQDVGGGILIVSQFTLYANSDKGTRPSFIEAARPEKAEPMYNDMIEWFKTNTDLNIQTGEFGAMMSVKLENDGPVTIILEK, encoded by the coding sequence ATGAAAGCAGTTATACAGCGCGTAAAATCTTCATCCGTAATGGTAGATAATGAAATAACCGGAGCTATTGAGCACGGATTATTAGTATTACTGGGAATTCATGAAGACGATACAGACCAGCAACTGGAATGGATCTGCAATAAGATTTCCAAGCTACGCATTTTTGAGGATGAAGAAGGTAAAATGAATAACTCGGTGCAGGATGTAGGCGGCGGTATTTTAATAGTATCTCAATTCACACTTTATGCTAATTCTGATAAAGGAACACGCCCAAGTTTTATAGAAGCAGCCCGGCCTGAAAAAGCTGAACCTATGTATAATGATATGATTGAATGGTTTAAAACCAATACAGATCTGAATATACAAACGGGAGAATTTGGGGCTATGATGAGCGTAAAGCTGGAAAATGACGGCCCGGTAACAATTATACTGGAGAAGTAA